One part of the Streptomyces sp. AM 2-1-1 genome encodes these proteins:
- a CDS encoding cold-shock protein yields MAQGTVKWFNSEKGFGFIAPDDGTPDVFVHFSAIDSSGYRSLDENQRVEFSTSQGPKGPQAEQVRSV; encoded by the coding sequence ATGGCTCAGGGGACTGTGAAGTGGTTCAACTCGGAGAAGGGGTTCGGGTTCATCGCGCCGGACGACGGCACTCCGGACGTCTTCGTGCACTTCTCCGCGATCGACTCCTCCGGATACCGCTCGCTGGACGAGAACCAGCGGGTGGAGTTCTCGACCTCGCAGGGCCCCAAGGGTCCGCAGGCCGAGCAGGTCCGTTCCGTCTGA
- a CDS encoding DUF4031 domain-containing protein, whose translation MTVYIDPPTWPGHGRLWSHLVSDESFDELHAFAAAIGCPPRAFERDHYDVPQTRYQDAVRAGAREIGSKELVRRLTEAGLRRPKGRPAPGPAATA comes from the coding sequence GTGACCGTCTACATAGACCCGCCGACCTGGCCGGGCCACGGCCGGCTCTGGTCGCACCTGGTCAGTGACGAGTCGTTCGACGAGCTCCACGCCTTCGCCGCCGCCATCGGCTGCCCGCCCCGCGCCTTCGAACGCGACCACTACGACGTCCCGCAGACGCGTTACCAGGACGCGGTGCGCGCCGGAGCACGGGAGATCGGCTCCAAGGAACTGGTCCGCCGCCTCACCGAGGCCGGCCTGCGCCGCCCGAAGGGCCGCCCCGCACCGGGCCCCGCGGCCACGGCCTGA
- a CDS encoding Cmx/CmrA family chloramphenicol efflux MFS transporter, whose translation MPLAVYILGLSVFALGTSEFMLSGLLPPIADDMGVSIPRAGLLISAFAIGMVVGAPLLAVATLRLPRRTTLIALISVFGLGQVAGALAPTYEVLFISRVVSALACAGFWAVGAAVAIAMVPKNARARAMAVMIGGLSIANVMGVPLGAFLGEGLGWRSAFWAVGAASAVALVGVVLKIPRIPVPEQRPLLRQELAIYRDRHVWLAIVITALAAGGVFCAFSYLSPLLTDVAGLSSGWVPWVLALFGAGALVGTTVGGRVADAHLFGVLLSGIAASTVFLVALALFASSPVAVVLIAFLLGFSAFYTAPALNARMFDVAGAAPTLAGATATAAFNLGNTAGPWLGGAVIDADLGYASPAWGGAAMLVAGLAAVALALRVQRGGSRSRVVAGAGTGGGPVPVPVPVESVTVVRPRAALADERTGERADSPCA comes from the coding sequence GAATTCATGCTTTCCGGCCTGCTCCCGCCGATCGCCGACGACATGGGCGTATCGATTCCGCGGGCCGGCCTCCTCATATCGGCGTTCGCGATCGGCATGGTCGTCGGTGCCCCGCTGCTCGCCGTGGCCACGCTCCGCCTGCCGCGGCGCACCACCCTCATCGCGCTGATCTCCGTCTTCGGCCTCGGCCAGGTCGCGGGCGCGCTGGCACCGACGTACGAGGTGCTCTTCATCTCCCGGGTGGTGAGTGCGCTCGCCTGCGCCGGGTTCTGGGCGGTGGGCGCGGCGGTGGCGATCGCGATGGTGCCGAAGAACGCCCGGGCCCGGGCGATGGCCGTGATGATCGGCGGACTCTCCATCGCGAACGTGATGGGCGTACCGCTCGGAGCGTTCCTCGGTGAGGGGCTCGGCTGGCGGTCGGCGTTCTGGGCGGTGGGTGCCGCGTCCGCCGTGGCGCTGGTCGGCGTGGTCCTGAAGATTCCCCGCATCCCCGTACCGGAACAGCGCCCGCTGCTGCGGCAGGAGCTCGCGATCTACCGCGACCGTCACGTGTGGCTGGCGATCGTGATCACCGCGCTGGCCGCGGGGGGCGTCTTCTGCGCGTTCAGCTACCTCTCCCCGCTGCTGACCGACGTCGCCGGGCTGAGCTCGGGGTGGGTGCCGTGGGTGCTGGCGCTCTTCGGAGCCGGCGCTCTGGTCGGTACGACGGTCGGCGGCCGGGTCGCCGATGCCCACCTCTTCGGCGTGCTGCTGAGCGGCATCGCTGCCTCCACGGTCTTCCTGGTGGCGCTCGCGCTCTTCGCGTCGAGCCCGGTCGCCGTGGTCCTCATCGCCTTCCTCCTCGGCTTCTCGGCGTTCTACACGGCCCCCGCGCTCAACGCCCGCATGTTCGACGTGGCCGGTGCCGCGCCGACGCTCGCCGGCGCGACCGCGACCGCCGCGTTCAACCTGGGCAACACCGCGGGCCCGTGGCTCGGCGGCGCGGTGATCGACGCCGACCTCGGCTACGCCTCCCCCGCCTGGGGAGGTGCCGCGATGCTGGTCGCCGGCCTGGCGGCGGTGGCCCTCGCCCTCCGCGTCCAGCGCGGTGGTTCCCGCTCCCGCGTGGTCGCGGGAGCGGGAACGGGCGGGGGGCCGGTGCCGGTGCCGGTGCCGGTGGAGAGCGTGACGGTCGTACGTCCCCGGGCCGCGCTCGCGGACGAGCGCACGGGCGAGCGCGCGGACTCCCCCTGCGCCTGA